The segment GTAATTTTGTGTTGTTATCAACCCTTAACTGTCTTATCCAAATGCAATTTGAATTCTGAGAGAAATTAGAGACTCTCTCTTGTTTTGGAGACATACAAAATTTACACACACCACATTCTTTCTCGTTCTTGATTAATTTTTGTGTCTAGAATCTTGATTCTTCCTTCGAGGATTATCTAAGATCAAATTTCTCGTAACTCAAACATTAGGGAGAGAGTTCGATTTGGAAAGTGAACCGATACGATTCTTAAAGAATCCAGTGATTATCCAATTCTATTTCTATCATATTAGTCTAACATTTTTACTAAAGATTCGtataacaaataaaaattataactttCATGTTTCTAAATACCAGCTACCTGTTACCCGTACTTGAATAAACccatccaaaatccaaaatattttataaaaatacatcCACTTATGAGTTATCCAAACATATCTCTTGATCCCTTACAAAATAAGCCAAACACCCCGTAATTCTTTTCTTTTGGATCAAATCGCGTGAATCACGGATGCACAAGGTGTGTTCCACAGTCTATGACTCTATATGTGTTCATGGTGAACCAAGCATTAAATATCAGACCCCTTCTACAAAATCTTGCAGAAAATATGCTCATGATCGAGACTTTTTGAGGCCCTTCAAACACGCTGGTCAATAAGACACATGTTGATTTCCAATCTTTGATCCAACATCATCAGCCATTACTTTACTTTTCAAATTTCATCTTTTCTTCTTTCTCTCAAATTCATccagaatctctctcaaatcccTTCTGGGTTTTCACAAACCCTACAAAAGTTGTCAGATTTTTGAATCTTCTTCTTGATCTGCAATAATGGGCGCCTGTTTTAGCAAGAAAAATCGTCATACCTCAAATTCCAATGGCTATAGATCTTCCAAACAACAAAATTACCACCCAGTTTCTGAAAGTTATGAAAAACCCACATCAAACTACACTCAACCTCAACACGAAACCCATcaacatcaccaccatcaccaccagcAACAACCTCCGCCGCCACAGCCACAacaaacaccaccaccaccaaatcCAGCACCGCCACCTCCAAACCCTAGACCATCTCAGGGTTCCGACCCTAATACCATTTTAGGGAAGCCATTTGAGGACATAAGAAGACACTACACACTCGGAAAAGAATTAGGTAGAGGTCAATTTGGTGTAACTTATCTTTGTACCGAAAATTCATCTGGTCATACCTACGCTTGTAAATCAATCCTGAAAAGGAAGCTTGCAAGCAAGAACGATAAAGAGGATATCAAGAGAGAGATTCAGATCATGCAACATTTGAGTGGTCAACCGAATATCGTTGagtttaaaggaacttatgaAGATAGACAATCTGTTCATCTGGTTATGGAGCTTTGTGCAGGTGGTGAGCTTTTTGATCGGATTATAGCCCAGGGACATTACACTGAGAAAGCTGCAGCTACAATTTGTAGGCAGATTGTGAATGTTGTTCATGTGTGTCATTTTATGGGTGTGATGCATAGGGATCTCAAGCCTGAAAATTTCTTGCTTTCTAGTAAGGATGAAAATTCAATGTTGAAAGCAACGGATTTCGGGTTGTCCGTATTTATTGAAGAAGGTATAATCTTATAAGTTCCTTATATACCCTTGTATACCGAAATTTATCTTATAGAAGTAATTGCCTTTTAGGTAGATTATAATTTATATATCTGCCTAATGCCATAGTGTGATGCCCTAAAGTGACTGAATGAGTAATTATGGAGTAAAGGACCATTTTGCCCTTACATTCCGAAAAACAAAGTTCACAATATTCATAACTTTTAACAATATTCATTAATTGTAATGTGAGATGATTTGGTAGGAAAAAAGATGGGCAAATAGGTAAAGGATtagtgtcttaatacattaagccagGTTTTTTGGgttaacccattaagtcattttgttATGGGGTCTAAATTTTCATGCTTTTTCTTAATGAAAATATTTCAGGGAAGGTGCATCGAGACATAGTTGGTAGTGCATATTATGTTGCCCCTGAAGTATTGAGGCGTAGTTATGGGAAAGAAATAGATATTTGGAGTGCAGGGGTAATGTTGTACATTTTACTAAGTGGTGTTCCTCCATTTTGGGCAGGTATGATAAAAATATTGTCTTTAATGTATGCTTCTTTTGTATTTAAGTTTGTATTCAATGTGTAATAAcaatcttttttctttttctttttgtttctaTTGTGTGTATATAGAGACTGAAAAGGGTATATTTGATGCGATATTAGAAGGGGTTATTGACTTTGAAAGTCAACCATGGCCCTCGATTTCAAGGAGTGCAAAAGATCTTGTTCGTAAAATGTTGACACAAGATCCAAGAAAGAGAATCACTTCAGCTCAAGTACTTGGTATTAATTATTCACtacctttttctttttctttttcttttcccaTTAAGTGATGTATGAATGGATAATGTTTGAAAAAGATTAGAGAAAAAGTAAACAAGggaaaatttgtaaaaaaaaatagaacTTAATGTGGGAAAACCTCCTTTCACTTACTTTTTTGATTAAGTCATTCTTTCTGTATTATGTGAAAAGGAAATACTCATATATACCGGATTAAGTCTTGTTATTTGATTCCATTAAGACAAACAACATCATTTGACTGGTCAAAATACCATACTCACTAATGCCAAGGGACAAATAGGTAATTCAACCATGAAACTTGCCAAAAAAGGAAACGTTGTAAATTTCGCAAGAATTGACAACTTGCAATTCTCTTTTAAAGTAATTATTTTTTGCAGTGGATCTATGTAATACATATCTCTCTTTTATTTATTGGAGTATATGGTTAACAACATTGATTTGTTTTAAACTTATTTCTTACTAAATTTACAATAACAAATTCAAAAAAAGAGAAATGAAGAATCATATTATATGATTGATTAAATCACATTGCTCATTAAATGATTAATCCTTATATGTAACGTCTGTAGTAAATGCTACATCTAAAATACCTCAATAATGACATCATTTGCTCTCAGTATTTTGTGATGATTGTTTAGTGGCAAAGAAGTAATTTCACTTGTTTTGTTTATTTAGAGCATCCATGGCTCAGAGAAGGTGGAGAGGCATTAGACAAACCAATCGATAGTGCTGTACTTTCAAGAATGAAGCAATTTAGAGCAATGAATAAGCTCAAGAAGCTTGCTTTGAAGGTAagctttcaattttttttataagtaaatatatataaaaacttgATTTTCTTGAAACGACAGTTTTGCCCTTTTGTAAGTAACACAATATCTTTTAGGTATAACATAATGTATTTTAGTCGAAAAGAAACACCCTTGAACTCCTTAAGCCTTGTTTATATCAAGTAAAAGAAGAAACATGAGTTGATAGTTGTGTATTTATTCCAAAACTACCCCTTTTCCACTCCAGGTGATTGCAGAAAGTATGTCTGAAGAAGAAATCAAAGGTCTGAAAGCAATGTTTGTGAACATGGACACAGATAAGAGTGGCTCAATCACTTATGAGGAACTAAAGACAGGACTTGCTAGGCTTGGCTCCAAGCTTTCAGAAGCTGAAGTTAAGCAACTCATGGAAGCTGTAAGTTATcacatttatttataaaatatataataaaacacaagaatttagttttattttaaattttaaaatttaaaatttaaaattcaggCTGATGTGGATGGAAATGGAACAATCGACTACATTGAGTTCATAACTGCTACCATGCACAGGCATAGACTTGAAAGGGATGAGCATTTATACAAAGCCTTCTGCCATTTTGATACCGATAATAGCgggttagttttttatttttatttttttaagcatataatattataaatagttATTTAAATGTGAGTTTTTATAAGGTAGCTAACATTACATGATATGGTGATGTATGTTATCAGGTATATCACCATGGATGAACTAGAGAAAGCCATGAAGGAATATGGCATGGGAGATGAAGCTACCATCAAGGATATCATTTCTGAAGTGGATACCGATAATGTaagccattatttatttatttatattatttaaactttaaaattatatattggtATTAATAAAGTATGTTGGTATTATATAAAAAACAGGATGGAAGAATCAACTATGAGGAGTTCTGCACAATGATGAGAAGTGGAACTACTCATCAAACCAAGCTCTTTTAATGCTCTTGCTCTTTTATTAGAATGAAATATAATAGTAGCGTTTGTTCATGAAAAATCatatgatattattattattattattatgtagaTGATAAGATGAGGCTTGTTTTGTGTATTTTTTGGATTAATGAATTTTGCTCTTTTCATGACAATAAGTAAAACTGTTAAATGTTGGTTTAGTATGATTTGACAGTTTATAGCATTTGTAACTTGTCATCGTTTGAAGTTTGAACCTTGTAATATGTGTGAAGAAATGTGATTTCCATAGGTGAAAGAAGTTGTGAAAatgctgatttttttttttgagataatTACGTAATTATAGCACATAATCACGTCCAAGAAATCGGAATTCCAAAGAATTAAAATTTGTAGAATTCAGTTTccatattttgtatattttttgtttgatttaaaACTGTCATAAAAGTTGAAAATGTAAAGTTATTTTTTTGTTGATGTTTTTGTAAATTGTTGTTTGGTTAGCTACGTAAACAAAAGAACATATATAGTGCAAGATATAACTTATCGGTATATGGAAACTTGCAATCTTTGGTTGATGCTAAAATCTAAAGAATCATCAACAAGAATACACTCAACATTAAAATTTATCACAACTAACATATAATAATTTAAGATTTTAGTTTTTATATCATATTTTTATCATTTCAGATTAAAAAGATTTTCATATAAGATAAAAGTACATTTTTTTAATCATCGTCTTGATTTATTTGTTTGACTCGTTCGACTCAGGTCCGAACTAGACACAAGTAGGGCAAGCTGGACAATTGCTATAGGCCCTAGGTTTGGGAGCCCATCATTTTAACATATATAACTCGTATGGCCCAAGTGGTTTAGAGCATGTTTATGAAGTCGATTTCATCGATTGTATTTCTATTATTTGATATTAACAAAATATAATGTATATTGTAAATGAGTAATGAAAACTATTTTTCAATAAAtggtttattttaaaattttgtaacCTCTAGTTTTCAATtatcattaaaaaatatttttttattttaatattggaACAATTACACTAAATGTTTACATCATAATCATATCATCcttaatttttattaatatattactcaCTATCAACAAATAGATTGAGTTGAATTTGATGTTACATTGCATAAAGCTTTcatgaaaatataaagaaaaaattaaatGATTGCAATAGTATATTTGAACAGATTTagttaaattaacaaattaaaatgataataataaaacaaaagtTTAATAAGTAAAATGTGATAATGTACTTAGATACAAGTCTAAGGGGCGTAACTGAAAATTTCTCATTTGAGGAAACCGGCATTATTTGGTAGcacaaaagttaaaaaaataaatttggtcAATGTTATTGATGAATAATTTGATAAAATAATAATGATTTTGTAAT is part of the Lactuca sativa cultivar Salinas chromosome 7, Lsat_Salinas_v11, whole genome shotgun sequence genome and harbors:
- the LOC111890908 gene encoding calcium-dependent protein kinase, whose protein sequence is MGACFSKKNRHTSNSNGYRSSKQQNYHPVSESYEKPTSNYTQPQHETHQHHHHHHQQQPPPPQPQQTPPPPNPAPPPPNPRPSQGSDPNTILGKPFEDIRRHYTLGKELGRGQFGVTYLCTENSSGHTYACKSILKRKLASKNDKEDIKREIQIMQHLSGQPNIVEFKGTYEDRQSVHLVMELCAGGELFDRIIAQGHYTEKAAATICRQIVNVVHVCHFMGVMHRDLKPENFLLSSKDENSMLKATDFGLSVFIEEGKVHRDIVGSAYYVAPEVLRRSYGKEIDIWSAGVMLYILLSGVPPFWAETEKGIFDAILEGVIDFESQPWPSISRSAKDLVRKMLTQDPRKRITSAQVLEHPWLREGGEALDKPIDSAVLSRMKQFRAMNKLKKLALKVIAESMSEEEIKGLKAMFVNMDTDKSGSITYEELKTGLARLGSKLSEAEVKQLMEAADVDGNGTIDYIEFITATMHRHRLERDEHLYKAFCHFDTDNSGYITMDELEKAMKEYGMGDEATIKDIISEVDTDNDGRINYEEFCTMMRSGTTHQTKLF